Proteins encoded by one window of Rhodobacteraceae bacterium IMCC1335:
- a CDS encoding co-chaperone GroES → MLFTPLHDRVLVRRIESDEKTSGGLIIPDTAKEKPQEGEVVSVGAGIKDEAGARIAMDVKAGDKILFGKWSGSEIKIDGEELMIMKESDILGIMV, encoded by the coding sequence ATGTTATTTACTCCGCTCCACGACCGCGTTCTGGTTCGTCGCATTGAAAGTGACGAAAAGACATCAGGCGGTCTGATTATCCCCGATACCGCCAAGGAAAAGCCGCAAGAAGGCGAAGTGGTATCTGTTGGTGCAGGTATAAAGGACGAAGCTGGCGCACGTATCGCCATGGACGTCAAAGCCGGTGACAAGATTCTGTTCGGCAAATGGTCCGGATCAGAAATCAAGATCGACGGCGAAGAACTGATGATCATGAAGGAGAGCGATATTCTTGGCATTATGGTCTGA
- a CDS encoding 2OG-Fe(II) oxygenase gives MNVHSIDDGFTPAECSAIVNAVASAPAREALLVGQNRDHNLRRAQLVWLDEIDGMAWVMERLIDVVRTSNRNWFDFDLREFAESPQVASYDATDGGHFTWHSDIGDGPMAQKRKLTLVAQLSKPGSYDGGDLEVMPGAHIIAANRTQGSITIFPSFHLHQVTHVSRGIRHSLTVWAHGPKFR, from the coding sequence GTGAACGTACATTCTATTGACGATGGATTTACGCCTGCCGAATGCAGCGCAATCGTCAACGCCGTGGCATCAGCTCCAGCGAGAGAAGCTTTGCTTGTCGGCCAGAACCGGGATCATAATCTGCGCCGCGCTCAGCTCGTTTGGCTGGATGAGATAGACGGCATGGCATGGGTCATGGAGCGACTTATCGACGTTGTGAGAACCTCAAACCGAAACTGGTTCGACTTTGATCTCAGAGAATTTGCCGAGAGCCCACAGGTTGCCAGCTACGATGCCACGGATGGCGGTCATTTTACATGGCATTCCGACATCGGTGATGGCCCAATGGCACAAAAACGAAAACTGACGTTGGTCGCGCAGCTTTCCAAGCCCGGAAGCTATGATGGCGGTGATCTGGAAGTTATGCCGGGCGCGCATATCATCGCCGCAAACCGGACGCAGGGCTCAATCACTATTTTCCCAAGTTTTCATCTGCATCAAGTGACGCATGTGTCACGAGGGATCCGACATTCTTTAACCGTCTGGGCGCACGGCCCTAAGTTTCGGTAG
- the rpsU gene encoding 30S ribosomal protein S21 — translation MQVSVRDNNVDQALRVLKNKLQSEGVFQQMKLKQHFEKPSEKKAREKAEAIRRARKLTRKKLERET, via the coding sequence ATGCAGGTCAGTGTTCGCGACAACAACGTCGATCAAGCACTCAGAGTTTTGAAAAACAAGCTCCAGAGCGAAGGTGTTTTCCAGCAAATGAAGCTGAAGCAACACTTCGAAAAACCTTCTGAAAAAAAGGCACGAGAGAAAGCTGAAGCAATCCGCCGTGCCCGCAAACTGACGCGGAAAAAACTGGAACGCGAAACGTAA
- a CDS encoding NTP transferase domain-containing protein has product MKYEKYRAPFAVILAAGIGSRLSPLTDTYPKSLLSVGGSVILERMIRNCLSCGMSQFVLVLGHRADEIKKFVKKTFRGIRVTYVINDRYRETNTGYSLMLAAKAIGTAEFVKFDADVVFDVRILRRLLDTSHANILCIDRNIPLEDEEVKVIVNDQMQVIEVGKSVDPKRALGESIGIEKISAETGALLFAELLKMMERRGNLQNYYEAAYAQLVDKGTQFHALDISGLDWTEIDTAIDFAAANAKFSSPVTTISRGQQKVLDEAVEEAAIQARV; this is encoded by the coding sequence ATGAAATATGAAAAATATCGTGCGCCGTTTGCCGTTATTTTGGCCGCTGGTATTGGCTCGCGCCTTAGCCCACTGACCGACACTTATCCAAAAAGCCTTCTATCCGTCGGCGGATCTGTCATCCTTGAACGCATGATCCGCAATTGCCTGAGCTGCGGAATGTCGCAATTCGTTCTGGTTCTGGGGCACCGGGCTGATGAAATTAAGAAATTTGTTAAAAAGACATTTCGCGGCATTCGCGTCACCTATGTGATCAATGATCGATACCGCGAAACGAACACAGGCTATTCCCTGATGCTGGCGGCCAAAGCGATTGGTACAGCAGAGTTTGTGAAATTTGATGCGGACGTCGTGTTTGATGTCAGAATTCTCCGCCGCCTTTTGGACACCAGCCACGCAAACATCTTGTGTATCGACCGCAACATTCCGCTTGAGGACGAAGAAGTTAAGGTCATCGTAAACGATCAGATGCAGGTCATTGAGGTTGGTAAGTCCGTCGATCCCAAGCGCGCCTTGGGTGAGTCTATCGGCATTGAAAAGATTAGCGCCGAAACGGGTGCACTGCTGTTCGCAGAGCTTTTAAAAATGATGGAGAGACGTGGAAACCTTCAGAATTATTACGAGGCAGCTTACGCGCAATTGGTCGACAAAGGTACGCAGTTCCATGCTCTTGATATCAGCGGTCTGGACTGGACTGAAATCGATACAGCCATAGACTTTGCCGCTGCAAATGCTAAGTTCAGCAGCCCTGTCACCACCATATCCCGTGGCCAGCAAAAGGTGCTGGACGAGGCTGTGGAAGAAGCGGCCATCCAGGCTCGCGTCTGA
- the groL gene encoding chaperonin GroEL → MSAKDLKFGTDSRDRMLRGVNTLANAVKVTLGPKGRNVVIDKSYGAPRITKDGVTVAKEIQLSDPFENMGAQLVKDVASRTNDEAGDGTTTATVLAQAIVKEGMKSVAAGMNPMDLKRGIDKAVTAVVAEVKSMSRPVGDTAEIAKVGSISANGEAAIGQQIADAMAKVGNEGVITVEENKGLETETEVVEGMQFDRGYLSPYFVTDPTKMTANLEDCVILLHEKKLTSLAPMVPLLEAVMQADKQLLVIAEDIDGEALATLVVNKLRGGLKVAGVKAPGFGDRRKAMLEDLAILTGGQVISEELGIKLESVTMDMLGDAKKITITKDTTTVIDGAGDKDAIAARVTQIRAQIEETTSDYDKEKLQERLAKLAGGVAVIKVGGATEIEVKERKDRVDDALNATRAAVEEGVVPGGGVALVHAGKVLEGLKGDNADQAAGIAIIRKALQAPLRQIAENAGVDGSVVAGKIVENTSKTFGYDAQSEQYGDMLKAGVIDPTKVVRIALEYAASVAGLLITTEAMVADKPTAANSSGMPDMGGMGGMGGMM, encoded by the coding sequence ATGTCTGCAAAAGACTTAAAATTTGGCACGGACTCCCGTGACCGCATGCTCCGGGGCGTCAACACGCTCGCCAACGCTGTAAAAGTCACCCTTGGCCCCAAAGGGCGCAATGTGGTGATCGACAAATCCTATGGTGCGCCGCGTATCACCAAGGACGGCGTTACAGTCGCCAAGGAAATTCAACTGTCTGACCCATTTGAGAACATGGGCGCGCAACTAGTCAAAGACGTCGCGTCGCGCACCAACGATGAGGCAGGTGACGGCACAACGACTGCTACCGTACTTGCACAGGCTATTGTCAAAGAAGGCATGAAGTCAGTCGCCGCTGGCATGAACCCAATGGATCTTAAACGCGGTATCGACAAAGCGGTTACCGCGGTTGTCGCCGAAGTCAAATCCATGTCCCGTCCTGTAGGCGACACAGCTGAGATAGCCAAAGTCGGCTCCATTTCTGCCAACGGCGAAGCGGCCATCGGTCAACAGATCGCGGACGCGATGGCAAAAGTCGGCAACGAAGGCGTTATCACTGTCGAAGAGAACAAGGGCCTGGAGACTGAAACTGAAGTGGTCGAGGGTATGCAGTTTGATCGTGGTTACCTCAGCCCGTACTTCGTTACGGACCCAACCAAGATGACCGCAAACCTGGAAGATTGCGTCATTCTGCTTCATGAGAAAAAGCTGACATCATTGGCTCCTATGGTTCCTTTGCTTGAGGCTGTTATGCAGGCAGATAAGCAGCTCTTGGTTATCGCTGAAGACATTGATGGCGAAGCACTCGCGACGCTTGTGGTGAACAAACTTCGGGGTGGCCTCAAAGTAGCCGGTGTCAAAGCGCCTGGGTTTGGGGATCGTCGCAAAGCAATGTTGGAAGATCTTGCAATCTTGACAGGCGGCCAAGTGATTTCTGAGGAATTGGGGATCAAGCTGGAGAGTGTCACGATGGACATGCTTGGCGACGCGAAGAAGATCACAATTACCAAAGACACAACAACTGTGATCGACGGGGCGGGTGACAAGGACGCAATTGCTGCGCGTGTTACTCAGATACGTGCGCAAATCGAAGAAACCACATCTGACTATGACAAAGAAAAACTGCAAGAACGCCTCGCAAAACTTGCGGGTGGCGTTGCTGTGATCAAGGTTGGTGGCGCAACTGAGATCGAAGTGAAAGAGCGGAAAGACCGTGTGGATGACGCGCTGAACGCAACACGGGCCGCTGTCGAAGAAGGTGTTGTACCGGGCGGCGGCGTCGCGCTGGTGCATGCTGGTAAAGTCCTCGAAGGTCTCAAAGGAGACAACGCAGATCAGGCGGCTGGTATCGCGATCATTCGCAAGGCGCTCCAAGCGCCTCTACGCCAGATTGCCGAAAATGCTGGTGTCGATGGATCGGTCGTAGCTGGCAAGATCGTTGAGAATACCAGCAAGACGTTTGGCTACGACGCACAGTCAGAGCAATACGGCGACATGTTAAAGGCCGGTGTTATAGATCCGACCAAAGTCGTTCGGATAGCACTTGAGTATGCTGCATCTGTTGCAGGCTTGCTGATCACGACCGAAGCGATGGTTGCAGACAAACCTACGGCAGCAAACAGCAGTGGCATGCCTGATATGGGCGGTATGGGTGGTATGGGCGGCATGATGTAA